A genome region from Glycine max cultivar Williams 82 chromosome 5, Glycine_max_v4.0, whole genome shotgun sequence includes the following:
- the LOC100792365 gene encoding histone-lysine N-methyltransferase SETD1A translates to MVSDSIAAVPIPSAANTKNPGKKKRTNRSAKLKQYKIDARREQWLSQGAVKSKGCKDGVDDDGHAPPPSPAVVKHSLEPLNTRRRGEEDDGLIHHDSDSESPSNCPAGVLCGTDSGTNFTGSSSGGSSSSSSSSGGCCSGNVTEEEEEEEGDDDDDDGCLDDWEAMADALAADDKRENPCPDSPPVVSPSEGSNLGSPNSKPESDGLVPWGSGNSRAWRADDAFRPQSLPNLSKQHSMPNPDRRGVPWGRAPTPSSCPICCEDLDLTDTSFMPCLCGFRLCLFCHKRILEEDGRCPGCRKPYECEPVETEASVLGGSLTLRLARSCSMIERS, encoded by the exons ATGGTTTCCGATTCAATCGCCGCCGTACCGATTCCCTCCGCCGCAAACACCAAGAACCCGGGGAAGAAGAAGAGG ACTAACAGGTCCGCGAAATTGAAGCAGTACAAAATCGATGCGCGCCGCGAGCAATGGTTATCTCAAG GTGCGGTGAAGAGCAAGGGGTGCAAGGACGGAGTGGACGATGACGGCCACGCACCGCCGCCGTCTCCAGCGGTGGTGAAACACTCGTTGGAGCCGCTGAACACGAGGCGCAGAGGCGAAGAGGACGATGGATTGATCCATCATGACAGCGATTCGGAGTCTCCGAGCAACTGCCCCGCGGGCGTGTTGTGCGGCACCGATTCGGGGACGAATTTCACCGGCAGCAGTAGCGGCGGCAGCAGTAGCAGCAGTTCCAGCAGCGGCGGGTGCTGTTCCGGGAACGTCAccgaggaggaggaagaagaggaaggtgatgacgatgatgatgatggatgCTTGGATGATTGGGAGGCTATGGCAGATGCTCTAGCCGCCGATGACAAGCGCGAAAACCCTTGTCCGGATTCGCCTCCAGTGgtttcgccttcagagggttccAATTTAGGGTCTCCGAATTCGAAACCCGAGAGTGATGGATTGGTTCCTTGGGGCTCTGGTAATAGCAGAGCGTGGAGGGCAGATGATGCCTTTCGCCCTCAGAGTTTGCCCAATTTGTCTAAGCAGCACAGTATGCCAAACCCTGATCGGCGTGGGGTGCCTTGGGGTCGCGCCCCCACGCCATCCTCGTGTCCAATTTGCTGTGAAGATCTCGATTTGACTGACACGAGTTTCATGCCTTGTCTCTGTGGGTTTCGGCTTTGCCTCTTTTGCCACAAGAGGATTCTCGAGGAGGATGGGCGTTGCCCTGGGTGTAGGAAGCCCTATGAGTGTGAACCTGTTGAGACAGAGGCCAGTGTGCTTGGAGGCAGCCTCACTCTTCGGTTGGCACGTTCGTGCAGCATGATCGAGAGGTCCTGA